In Desulfovibrio gilichinskyi, a genomic segment contains:
- a CDS encoding dimethylarginine dimethylaminohydrolase family protein: MSNIFTKAIVRTPADSLGDGLTEAGLGCPDMELANVQHRNYIKYFENKGIDVTVLDADPQYPDSVFVEDTAVMIPVAGGVAAFLTCPGAQSRRGEVVRIKEAISTVADEVFQMEGDGLMEGGDVLLMGKTFFVGIDSRTNSAGFDQFAKVVCKLGYECIAVPFKNGMPHLKTELSALDDETLIMSSRFSTRDEFSSFKKLIAPTGEEYATNCLYTGNALLVPAGFPATAELLDKNGFSPDFIDMSEFRKMDGGLTCLSLRW; this comes from the coding sequence ATGAGCAATATATTCACAAAGGCAATAGTCAGAACTCCGGCAGATAGTTTGGGAGACGGGCTGACTGAGGCAGGACTGGGTTGCCCTGATATGGAGCTGGCTAATGTGCAGCACCGTAATTATATAAAATATTTTGAGAATAAAGGAATTGATGTGACGGTTCTTGATGCCGATCCGCAGTACCCTGATTCTGTATTTGTTGAAGATACCGCTGTGATGATACCCGTTGCCGGCGGTGTTGCCGCATTTCTTACCTGCCCCGGGGCGCAGTCTCGGCGCGGAGAAGTGGTACGTATCAAGGAAGCAATCTCCACGGTTGCGGATGAAGTATTTCAGATGGAAGGGGACGGACTCATGGAGGGCGGTGATGTTCTGCTCATGGGTAAGACTTTTTTTGTTGGTATAGATTCGCGTACGAATTCGGCAGGGTTTGATCAGTTCGCAAAGGTCGTCTGCAAATTAGGGTATGAATGCATAGCTGTTCCTTTTAAAAATGGAATGCCGCACCTCAAGACTGAATTATCCGCTTTGGATGATGAAACCCTGATTATGAGTAGCCGTTTTTCCACCCGTGATGAATTTTCCAGCTTTAAAAAGCTGATTGCTCCCACCGGTGAAGAATATGCTACCAACTGCTTGTATACAGGCAATGCGTTGCTAGTTCCGGCAGGGTTTCCGGCCACCGCTGAGCTGCTGGATAAAAACGGATTCAGTCCTGATTTTATCGATATGTCTGAGTTCAGAAAAATGGACGGAGGACTGACCTGCCTGTCACTGCGCTGGTAA
- a CDS encoding restriction endonuclease — protein sequence MSERKRNPQQSIRAHCLWCMGGSSQLVRECLDENCSLFQLRGPNSDEAERVCIRAIRRYCLACTVGDRQAIRACPEKECVLRPYRFGVHPRTIKRRKKRQIEKSHLMLPGM from the coding sequence TTGAGCGAGCGTAAAAGAAATCCTCAGCAGAGCATTCGGGCACACTGCTTGTGGTGCATGGGTGGAAGTTCTCAGCTTGTCAGAGAATGTCTGGACGAGAATTGCTCACTTTTTCAGCTTAGAGGGCCTAATTCCGATGAAGCTGAGCGTGTTTGCATACGTGCAATACGAAGATATTGTCTCGCATGCACGGTAGGTGACAGGCAGGCTATCAGGGCATGCCCTGAGAAAGAATGTGTTTTGCGACCTTACAGATTCGGAGTTCACCCTAGAACCATTAAGAGAAGAAAAAAAAGGCAGATTGAAAAAAGCCATTTGATGCTGCCGGGAATGTAG
- a CDS encoding shikimate kinase: MKTTIEMTDIKYQVAEPEKRTIRTSNKDKDIVIGGRDSGNVFIFSLNDDLRKSIAADIAKKLGREVVIVRRADGNPAIIETTAKDNQIVSLPRGAALSEKNRTLLKDNGKVLYIMSDFVTLLNASDRSEDAREQISLLLNRFEPSFMNAAHLIVRSDQSYEEILQDALEKIAL; the protein is encoded by the coding sequence GTGAAAACGACAATTGAAATGACTGATATTAAATACCAAGTAGCTGAGCCTGAGAAGAGAACTATCCGCACTTCCAACAAGGATAAAGATATCGTCATAGGCGGAAGGGATTCTGGAAATGTCTTCATTTTTTCGCTTAACGATGACCTGCGAAAATCAATCGCCGCAGATATTGCAAAAAAACTGGGTAGAGAAGTTGTTATTGTTAGAAGAGCTGACGGAAACCCCGCCATCATAGAAACCACAGCTAAAGATAATCAGATTGTAAGCCTTCCCAGAGGAGCCGCTCTTTCAGAAAAAAACCGCACTCTTCTGAAAGATAACGGCAAAGTACTCTACATCATGTCAGATTTCGTGACTCTGCTGAATGCTTCAGACAGATCAGAAGACGCGCGCGAACAAATATCACTCCTGCTCAACAGATTTGAACCGAGCTTCATGAACGCCGCGCATCTTATTGTCCGTTCCGACCAAAGTTATGAAGAAATTTTACAGGACGCGCTTGAAAAAATAGCCCTCTGA
- the cbiQ gene encoding cobalt ECF transporter T component CbiQ yields MQHISEPFASGESFIHGSHPGFRVICAFLFSLVGALVMSLPAAIMIFISGILFAFCARLPMLSLMKRLLYVNGFIFFLWLFLPFSRPGEPLFTVGPFTASAEGVLYAAIITLKSNGIVLAATALISTMPVQLMGAGMQSLKLPDKLCRLFLFTWRYVHVMGEEYEKMKRAAVMRGFVPRNSMRTYRTYAWLLGMLLVRSWDRAQVVWQAMLCRGFTGKFYTLNVFKVRRSDWLLFGMTVLLATAAIVFQLHKIEVFW; encoded by the coding sequence TTGCAGCATATCAGCGAACCGTTTGCTTCCGGTGAATCCTTCATTCATGGCTCTCATCCCGGTTTCCGGGTTATTTGTGCATTCCTTTTTTCCCTTGTCGGGGCATTGGTTATGTCGCTTCCCGCTGCGATAATGATTTTTATCTCCGGTATTCTTTTCGCCTTTTGCGCGCGTCTTCCCATGCTGAGCCTAATGAAACGGCTGCTTTACGTTAATGGATTTATTTTTTTTCTATGGCTTTTTTTACCGTTTTCCAGGCCCGGTGAACCGCTTTTTACAGTCGGACCTTTTACCGCATCAGCTGAGGGCGTTTTATACGCCGCGATTATCACCTTAAAATCGAACGGAATTGTTCTGGCTGCTACCGCGCTTATTTCAACTATGCCAGTGCAGTTGATGGGCGCTGGAATGCAGTCGCTTAAACTGCCTGATAAACTTTGCAGACTGTTTCTGTTCACATGGCGCTATGTGCACGTCATGGGTGAAGAGTATGAGAAGATGAAGCGCGCGGCCGTTATGCGCGGCTTTGTTCCGCGTAATAGTATGAGGACGTACCGCACTTATGCATGGCTGCTCGGGATGCTTTTGGTGCGAAGTTGGGACAGGGCGCAAGTTGTGTGGCAGGCAATGCTTTGCCGTGGCTTTACCGGTAAATTTTATACTTTGAATGTATTTAAAGTCAGGCGGTCTGATTGGCTTCTTTTTGGAATGACGGTTCTGCTTGCAACCGCTGCTATTGTTTTCCAGTTGCATAAAATAGAGGTGTTTTGGTGA
- a CDS encoding ArsR/SmtB family transcription factor, which translates to MTNTNQQKQPSRDEINLAKVLQALSDQVRLQIVLKLANESEIQCGCFGLDIPKSSLSHHFKVLRESGVVTTRREGKELFNSLRMDDLEARFPGVVRAVIEASRNAGISQK; encoded by the coding sequence GTGACAAATACTAATCAACAAAAACAGCCATCACGGGATGAGATAAATCTAGCGAAGGTATTGCAGGCTCTAAGTGATCAGGTACGACTGCAAATTGTACTGAAACTCGCAAACGAATCTGAAATTCAATGCGGTTGTTTCGGCTTAGACATACCCAAATCATCGCTATCTCATCACTTTAAAGTGCTCCGCGAATCGGGGGTAGTGACTACCCGGCGTGAAGGGAAAGAATTATTCAATTCTTTACGTATGGATGATCTGGAAGCACGATTTCCAGGCGTGGTACGTGCGGTGATTGAGGCGTCACGAAATGCTGGAATCAGCCAAAAGTAA
- a CDS encoding energy-coupling factor ABC transporter ATP-binding protein, whose amino-acid sequence MSYPIFSLRDINFVYPGGNEVLKSVNFDLRCGEKIAFTGHNGSGKTTMLHIIMGLLTPTSGQVLFKNSEMKTEKDFRELRKGVGLLFQQADDQLFCPTVIEDVAFGPLNLGKNPDEAREISKYILCLLGLSGYEERVTYRLSGGEKKLVSLATVLAMQPEALVLDEPTNDLDPSMRDRLADILCSLDVAMLVVSHDLNFLKKVTDVEYSCCNGTVQKGASVFTADNSYMNCKL is encoded by the coding sequence GTGAGTTATCCGATTTTTTCCTTGCGTGATATAAATTTTGTTTATCCCGGTGGTAACGAGGTTTTAAAATCCGTTAATTTTGATTTGCGATGCGGCGAAAAAATCGCGTTTACCGGACATAACGGCAGTGGCAAAACTACCATGCTCCATATTATTATGGGACTTTTGACGCCGACATCCGGGCAGGTCCTTTTTAAAAACAGCGAGATGAAAACCGAGAAAGATTTCAGGGAACTTCGTAAAGGTGTAGGGCTTCTTTTCCAGCAGGCGGATGATCAGCTTTTTTGTCCCACCGTTATCGAAGATGTTGCCTTCGGACCTTTGAATCTGGGAAAAAATCCGGATGAGGCCCGCGAAATTTCAAAATATATACTTTGCCTGCTCGGCCTTTCAGGTTATGAAGAAAGAGTAACTTACCGTTTGTCCGGCGGTGAAAAAAAACTGGTATCGCTTGCTACAGTGCTCGCGATGCAGCCGGAAGCTCTGGTTCTTGATGAGCCTACTAATGACTTAGATCCTTCAATGAGGGACAGACTTGCTGATATCTTATGTTCACTGGATGTCGCAATGCTTGTCGTTTCGCATGACTTGAATTTTTTAAAGAAAGTCACGGATGTTGAATACTCCTGCTGTAACGGTACTGTACAAAAGGGTGCATCAGTTTTTACTGCCGACAATAGCTATATGAATTGCAAACTGTAG
- a CDS encoding M99 family carboxypeptidase catalytic domain-containing protein, whose amino-acid sequence MHAQTVRNFTFFEGTQYPLRVTWVFGDEPGPTIMVQGGVQGDELSGFFTGQLLTRCKLHKGNLIIIPRANEPSILRRARQINVDLNRRFDKEYNSFYEDRLAKAIRFLLDDADGFIHLHEGSGFYSPHFVNNLRNPNRYGQSMIIDATVYKNIPLAELCQRAIDNLNSKISNKSYWFTLFNTDTFDKATHYPEMLKSLTCYALVERGIPAMAVEVSKDIMDLEWKVRHQLQATVLLLEEFGLKVEIPEFSFPTEGKTSGLKILINGSPLSGQRVNLVRGGPVSTSGQSDVVADSILEPAVAVYASDRPNLNLLTAPRMALSSFPVLEISLDGDTTTTAKISWSGQQENSPEPHGPVFLCWLNGNPHFVPASGVLKVLEGDQFIIEGVLGSNRDEILNLKGFVASVTVNSGQDVGYEIIMDPSNFMDKYKLESDDGGARYRIARETPGKRGAEFYLSVFPRIVKALRVSRAHGSDILIKWKRDTALELPADRYVLSEAWSNGKLDKIQPFINRLPVAWGESFDVEPGKDVTVTLRHSTTFELVGGMTFKGSTQMQTSLD is encoded by the coding sequence GTGCATGCTCAGACTGTGCGGAATTTTACTTTTTTTGAAGGAACACAGTATCCTTTGCGCGTCACCTGGGTCTTCGGCGATGAACCTGGGCCGACTATCATGGTGCAGGGCGGAGTTCAGGGCGATGAACTGTCCGGCTTTTTTACAGGGCAGCTGCTGACCCGCTGCAAACTTCACAAAGGTAATCTGATTATCATCCCGCGGGCAAATGAACCTTCGATTCTGCGCCGTGCCCGTCAGATAAATGTAGACCTCAACAGAAGATTTGATAAAGAATATAATAGTTTTTATGAAGACCGTCTCGCTAAAGCTATCCGTTTTTTGCTAGATGATGCTGACGGTTTTATCCATTTGCACGAGGGTAGCGGGTTTTACAGCCCTCACTTCGTAAATAATTTAAGAAACCCAAATCGCTATGGTCAGTCAATGATCATAGACGCTACCGTATACAAAAACATTCCTCTTGCTGAATTGTGCCAACGCGCAATAGATAACCTGAATTCAAAAATATCTAATAAATCTTACTGGTTCACTCTTTTTAATACAGACACTTTTGATAAAGCCACTCACTACCCTGAGATGCTGAAATCTTTGACTTGCTACGCTCTTGTTGAACGCGGAATTCCTGCTATGGCGGTGGAAGTCAGTAAAGATATAATGGATCTTGAATGGAAGGTGCGTCACCAGTTGCAAGCAACAGTTCTTTTACTTGAAGAATTCGGATTAAAGGTTGAAATACCGGAATTTTCATTTCCTACCGAAGGAAAAACTTCGGGGCTTAAAATATTAATTAACGGCAGTCCGCTTTCAGGCCAGCGCGTGAACCTTGTGCGTGGAGGTCCTGTTTCGACTTCCGGTCAAAGCGATGTTGTGGCTGACTCTATTCTTGAACCGGCTGTTGCTGTATACGCAAGTGACCGTCCTAATCTCAATCTTTTGACAGCTCCGCGCATGGCTTTATCATCGTTTCCTGTCCTTGAAATAAGTCTTGATGGTGATACGACTACGACCGCAAAGATCAGTTGGAGCGGACAGCAGGAAAATTCTCCAGAACCGCACGGTCCGGTATTTTTGTGCTGGCTGAACGGCAACCCTCATTTCGTACCGGCTTCCGGAGTATTAAAGGTTCTGGAAGGTGATCAGTTCATTATTGAAGGGGTTCTCGGTAGTAACAGAGATGAAATACTTAATCTGAAAGGTTTTGTCGCCTCGGTTACGGTTAACAGCGGGCAGGATGTCGGGTATGAAATTATCATGGATCCGTCCAATTTTATGGACAAGTATAAGCTTGAAAGCGACGACGGCGGGGCCCGTTATAGAATAGCCAGAGAGACTCCCGGTAAGCGTGGAGCAGAGTTTTATCTTTCAGTTTTTCCGCGTATTGTAAAAGCTCTTAGAGTGAGCCGCGCGCATGGATCTGACATACTTATTAAATGGAAGCGTGATACTGCTCTTGAACTGCCGGCTGACAGATATGTTCTTTCTGAAGCGTGGAGTAACGGAAAACTTGATAAAATTCAGCCATTTATTAATCGTCTTCCTGTTGCATGGGGCGAATCTTTTGATGTTGAACCCGGTAAAGATGTTACAGTAACACTTCGTCATTCCACAACATTCGAACTTGTAGGCGGTATGACATTCAAAGGCTCAACGCAGATGCAAACTTCGCTTGATTAA
- a CDS encoding flavodoxin family protein, whose amino-acid sequence MKAIAVNGSPRKKGNTATLLEHALNGAESKGADIEMVNLYGLNFKGCISCFECKKLGGKSYGKCAFKDELTPLLEKISEADVLIMGTPIYFSSETGAIRSFLERLLFQSLTYTPGYVSIFPGKIQAGLIYTMNVTEENMVTYHYDKSIAGTRGAISRNFGNCDLLICSDTYQFKDYSKYESSVWDAEAKLKRHKEIFPLDCKKAYEMGVKLTSDVANG is encoded by the coding sequence ATGAAAGCTATTGCTGTTAACGGGAGTCCTAGAAAGAAGGGAAATACCGCAACTTTGCTTGAGCATGCACTAAATGGTGCAGAATCAAAAGGTGCAGATATAGAAATGGTGAATCTTTACGGGCTGAACTTTAAAGGTTGCATCAGCTGTTTTGAATGTAAAAAATTAGGCGGCAAAAGTTATGGAAAGTGCGCTTTTAAAGATGAGCTGACTCCTCTCTTAGAAAAAATCAGTGAAGCAGATGTTCTCATAATGGGTACGCCAATTTATTTTTCTTCCGAGACAGGTGCGATAAGATCCTTTTTAGAACGTCTTCTGTTTCAGTCTCTTACCTATACACCCGGTTATGTATCTATCTTTCCCGGTAAAATACAGGCTGGGCTGATCTATACAATGAACGTTACTGAAGAAAACATGGTCACTTATCATTACGATAAATCAATTGCCGGAACGCGAGGAGCTATAAGCAGGAATTTCGGGAATTGTGATCTACTTATTTGTTCAGATACTTATCAGTTCAAAGATTATTCTAAGTATGAGTCCTCTGTATGGGACGCAGAAGCAAAATTAAAGCGGCATAAAGAAATTTTCCCGCTGGATTGTAAGAAAGCTTACGAGATGGGCGTGAAACTGACTTCTGATGTGGCAAACGGTTAG
- a CDS encoding sugar phosphate isomerase/epimerase family protein: MKAVTENCYVNLPLRYIYNTPEYLDLFIENSIQPELGLDCLGSECLSKDWLLTIRDRLAAAGLKCTTHLPFLDLKPSSLNPAIRQASIDTLCGAFELAKIFSPERMVMHPSFTSWLEPPLFEEAYENCLDGIRSLSDSWPDHPMLCLENTYEYDPGPLLQLVEDLDRENIGICFDVGHWHSFSKGSEKNDFDFWFDSLAPYIRHMHLHDNMGRKDDHLALGEGCIKWEHIIQRVKELNPLPSITLEPHTRDDFESSLRYFREKIAPKLF; this comes from the coding sequence ATGAAAGCCGTAACTGAAAATTGCTATGTTAATCTCCCTCTTAGATATATTTATAATACTCCTGAGTATCTGGATTTGTTTATTGAAAATTCAATTCAGCCTGAACTGGGACTGGATTGTTTAGGAAGTGAATGTCTCAGCAAAGACTGGCTGCTTACGATCAGAGATCGTCTCGCTGCTGCGGGACTTAAATGTACAACACATCTTCCTTTTCTGGATTTAAAACCCTCCAGCCTTAATCCTGCGATTCGTCAAGCCTCTATTGACACCCTCTGCGGGGCATTTGAGCTTGCAAAAATATTTTCGCCTGAAAGGATGGTAATGCATCCTTCCTTTACATCCTGGCTTGAGCCTCCTCTTTTTGAGGAAGCTTATGAAAATTGTCTGGATGGAATCCGCAGTTTAAGTGATTCATGGCCAGACCATCCAATGCTTTGCCTAGAAAATACGTATGAATATGATCCCGGGCCGCTTTTGCAGCTTGTAGAGGATCTGGATCGCGAAAATATCGGCATTTGTTTTGATGTGGGACACTGGCATTCTTTTTCTAAGGGATCGGAAAAAAATGATTTCGATTTCTGGTTTGATTCACTTGCTCCGTATATTCGCCATATGCATCTGCATGATAATATGGGACGTAAAGACGATCATCTTGCTTTAGGAGAAGGATGTATAAAATGGGAGCATATTATCCAGCGTGTTAAGGAGCTTAATCCTTTGCCTTCAATTACCCTTGAACCGCATACTCGAGATGATTTTGAATCTAGTTTGAGATATTTCAGGGAAAAGATCGCACCGAAATTATTTTAG
- a CDS encoding Tex family protein: MTTDNISRIASELNLPVKNVQAAISLLEEGATIPFISRYRKEATGSMDEVAVEAVSDLLGKLNELDKRRETVLNSIEEQGKLTDSLRSKINAAQNMRQLEDLYLPYKPKRKTKGQAAIEKGLEPLAVKIFAQKCDPEKEAESYISAEKGVETIEDALAGARDIIAERIAENQALRQAVRSLFESKATLESHATKTALSPEAEDKASKFRDWFNWREPARKAAGHRILAMLRGERDKFLKVSFRPPEEEGLDTLSRNIVKSTSAASKQVEKASADSYKRLLAPQMETELRSNLLEKAETEAIKVFASNLREILIAPPLGSKNILALDPGFRTGAKLVCLDAQGGLKHNDTIYPVTSDGKKKEAGEKVVALVKKYSIEAIAIGNGTAGRETEQFIKGLDLPESLPIIMVNESGASVYSASPIAREEFPDYDITVRGAVSIGRRLMDPLAELVKIDPKSIGVGQYQHDVDQKKLAESLTRVVESCVNMVGVELNTASAKLLESVSGLSSAIAANIINWRNENGPFASRKALIKVPRLGPKAYEQCAGFLRIRNAKNPLDETAVHPERYDTVALMAKDLNASVSDLINSAELRKKIELEKYISDDLGLPTLEDIMKELEKPGRDPRKEFELVQFDDDVKEVEDLKEGMMLNGIITNVTNFGAFVDIGVHQDGLVHISRLTDDFVRNPSDVVYPGQAVLVKVMEVDLARKRIALSMKESDR, translated from the coding sequence ATGACCACTGATAATATATCCCGCATCGCTTCCGAACTGAATCTACCTGTTAAAAATGTACAAGCTGCTATTTCTCTTCTTGAGGAAGGTGCAACCATTCCTTTTATTTCCCGCTACCGTAAGGAAGCTACAGGAAGCATGGATGAAGTCGCAGTGGAAGCTGTCAGCGACCTTTTAGGTAAACTTAATGAGCTTGATAAAAGACGTGAAACCGTCCTTAATTCAATTGAAGAACAGGGGAAACTAACGGACTCACTGCGCAGTAAAATAAATGCTGCTCAGAATATGCGGCAGTTGGAAGATTTATATCTGCCGTACAAGCCCAAACGTAAAACAAAGGGACAAGCCGCAATTGAAAAAGGACTTGAACCGCTTGCAGTTAAAATTTTCGCCCAGAAATGTGATCCTGAGAAAGAAGCAGAAAGTTATATCTCCGCGGAGAAAGGGGTTGAAACCATAGAAGACGCATTAGCCGGAGCACGCGATATAATTGCGGAAAGGATAGCAGAAAATCAGGCTTTGCGTCAGGCCGTGCGCTCACTTTTTGAAAGCAAGGCAACCCTTGAATCACACGCAACTAAAACCGCCCTTTCACCTGAAGCTGAAGACAAAGCGTCCAAATTCAGAGACTGGTTCAACTGGCGCGAACCTGCGCGAAAAGCTGCGGGTCATAGAATTCTTGCCATGCTTCGCGGTGAAAGAGATAAATTCCTTAAAGTATCCTTCCGCCCACCGGAAGAGGAAGGTCTTGATACCTTAAGCCGCAATATTGTTAAGTCCACTTCTGCAGCATCTAAGCAGGTGGAAAAAGCTTCCGCAGACAGCTATAAAAGATTACTTGCCCCGCAGATGGAAACAGAGCTCCGCTCCAATCTTCTTGAAAAAGCTGAAACCGAAGCCATCAAAGTTTTTGCCTCTAATCTTAGAGAAATATTGATCGCTCCACCCCTTGGCAGCAAGAACATTCTTGCTCTTGACCCCGGATTCAGAACCGGCGCAAAACTCGTCTGTCTGGATGCACAGGGCGGGCTGAAACACAACGATACCATCTACCCGGTTACTTCCGACGGCAAAAAGAAAGAAGCTGGAGAAAAGGTTGTAGCTCTGGTTAAAAAATACTCCATTGAGGCAATTGCCATCGGTAACGGAACCGCAGGACGCGAGACAGAACAGTTCATCAAAGGTCTTGATCTGCCAGAGTCTCTACCGATCATAATGGTCAACGAATCCGGTGCATCCGTATATTCAGCCTCCCCTATCGCCAGAGAAGAATTTCCCGATTATGATATCACCGTTCGCGGAGCTGTTTCAATCGGGCGCAGACTTATGGACCCGCTGGCCGAACTTGTTAAAATCGACCCTAAATCTATCGGAGTCGGACAATATCAGCATGATGTTGATCAGAAAAAACTGGCTGAAAGCCTCACCAGAGTTGTGGAATCCTGCGTAAATATGGTGGGAGTTGAGCTTAACACTGCCAGCGCAAAGCTTTTAGAATCAGTTTCCGGTCTTAGTTCAGCAATTGCTGCCAACATTATCAATTGGAGAAATGAAAACGGACCGTTTGCATCACGCAAAGCTCTGATAAAAGTCCCGAGGCTCGGACCTAAAGCATATGAACAATGCGCCGGATTCCTGCGCATCCGAAACGCTAAAAATCCGCTTGATGAAACAGCCGTTCACCCGGAACGGTATGATACGGTCGCCCTAATGGCTAAAGATCTTAATGCCAGCGTTTCTGACCTTATTAACTCAGCGGAACTCAGAAAAAAAATCGAACTTGAAAAATATATTTCAGACGATCTTGGGTTGCCTACCCTTGAAGATATTATGAAAGAACTCGAAAAACCGGGCCGCGACCCGCGCAAGGAGTTCGAACTTGTCCAGTTTGATGATGATGTAAAAGAGGTTGAAGACCTTAAAGAAGGCATGATGCTGAACGGAATTATCACTAATGTAACCAATTTCGGAGCATTTGTAGATATTGGAGTCCATCAGGACGGACTGGTCCACATCAGCAGACTGACAGACGACTTTGTGCGCAACCCGTCCGATGTAGTATACCCTGGGCAGGCCGTTCTTGTTAAAGTGATGGAAGTGGACCTTGCACGCAAAAGAATTGCCCTGTCCATGAAAGAATCAGACAGATAA
- a CDS encoding 3D domain-containing protein has product MPKFKFLLLLAVILLFVSSCSDEKKVTMKVTATAYNSYKDQTSATPFVGAWGDKLKPGMKVIAVSRDLLKKGLTRDTVVRIEGLEGKYLVKDKMNKRWTDRIDIYMGLNTDAADEWGERKVVIAWEEAEN; this is encoded by the coding sequence ATGCCCAAGTTTAAATTTTTATTGCTGTTAGCAGTTATTCTCTTGTTTGTTTCCAGTTGTTCAGATGAAAAGAAAGTAACCATGAAAGTAACGGCTACGGCTTATAATTCATATAAAGATCAAACCTCCGCGACTCCTTTTGTCGGCGCGTGGGGTGACAAATTAAAACCGGGGATGAAGGTTATTGCCGTTTCGCGCGATCTTCTTAAAAAGGGTCTTACCCGTGATACTGTTGTCAGAATTGAAGGTCTTGAAGGCAAGTATCTGGTTAAAGATAAAATGAATAAACGTTGGACTGACAGGATTGATATCTACATGGGGCTTAATACCGACGCCGCAGACGAATGGGGTGAACGTAAAGTTGTTATTGCATGGGAAGAAGCCGAAAACTGA
- a CDS encoding methyltransferase domain-containing protein: MTPNAEISKIVEEVGQDIIWRPLYDFERNKLSSGVGHDIDGIDPEFTDLDFKGKTVCDLGCNLGHFTFYAHERGAKKVVGYDMEPKVIKGARKLAALYDIKGVEFETCNFASEPATQTFDMGMLIDILGKINISSGFLIPILKGLESRSKSEMLLTFRPIYLVERHFGMSERDFLKLYPQADIKNGFFNLLDFTQNLFSEKWTVTYLSKELPDDSQYKRTVHFARK, encoded by the coding sequence ATGACTCCAAATGCCGAAATCAGTAAAATTGTTGAAGAAGTTGGACAGGATATAATTTGGCGTCCGCTATATGACTTTGAAAGAAACAAACTGAGCAGCGGAGTCGGGCACGATATTGACGGAATTGATCCCGAATTTACCGATCTTGATTTCAAAGGTAAAACTGTCTGTGATCTGGGCTGCAACCTTGGACACTTCACTTTTTATGCTCACGAACGCGGAGCAAAGAAAGTTGTCGGTTACGATATGGAACCCAAGGTCATCAAAGGAGCAAGAAAACTAGCCGCCCTCTATGACATTAAAGGTGTAGAGTTTGAAACATGCAACTTTGCATCTGAACCAGCTACCCAAACCTTTGATATGGGCATGCTGATAGACATTCTCGGCAAAATTAATATTTCAAGCGGCTTTTTAATTCCCATACTTAAAGGTCTTGAGAGCAGAAGCAAATCTGAAATGCTCTTAACATTCCGTCCGATCTATCTGGTAGAAAGACATTTCGGAATGTCTGAAAGAGATTTTCTTAAACTATACCCGCAGGCTGATATCAAAAACGGTTTTTTCAATCTGCTTGATTTTACACAAAACCTTTTTTCCGAAAAGTGGACGGTCACCTATCTTTCAAAAGAACTTCCTGATGACTCGCAATACAAACGCACTGTTCATTTCGCCAGAAAGTAG
- a CDS encoding response regulator: protein MKFLIADDNELHRELITDTVKDHGEYYLVSDGDEAVKAFTDSLDKKDSFSAIFIKSKICSQDGSHALRKIREIEQENGLELNKEIPIIMTAMDDEEQISETYLRGNSTTFILKPLTKDKIVAELTLFGIIP from the coding sequence ATGAAATTTCTCATCGCTGACGACAATGAACTCCACCGTGAACTCATAACCGATACAGTTAAAGATCACGGTGAGTATTATCTCGTCAGTGATGGCGATGAAGCTGTTAAAGCTTTTACTGATTCTTTAGATAAAAAAGATTCATTCAGCGCTATTTTCATAAAATCAAAAATATGCTCACAGGATGGATCGCATGCTCTGCGGAAAATAAGGGAGATAGAACAAGAAAACGGTCTTGAATTAAATAAAGAAATACCGATCATCATGACCGCTATGGACGATGAAGAGCAGATATCTGAAACATACCTGCGTGGAAACTCAACGACCTTTATTCTCAAGCCTCTTACTAAAGATAAAATTGTGGCAGAGCTGACTCTATTCGGGATTATTCCATAA